From a region of the Entelurus aequoreus isolate RoL-2023_Sb linkage group LG27, RoL_Eaeq_v1.1, whole genome shotgun sequence genome:
- the LOC133644183 gene encoding uncharacterized protein LOC133644183, giving the protein MLGGLHTEMALWNTLGDLLEGSGWTTALIEAEVASSGMAESFLKAAHLTRTRHAHQVTVLTLHNLQQEAFRVSAGPKDEESFMAWRNNMLKKSPTFMFWDLIMRYETLILIFIRAHREQNFLLYVEVLEELAPLFFALDHVNYSRWLPVHIRDMKSLPDSIKDEFEKNSHWVLSKTSNRFSAIPLDQAHEQENKNVKGSGGAVGLTENPTAFRRWMLTGPEMARLIKEFEEEYLQDDKESFQHHEQGLGTQKTFQRQVNSLSDTIRRMGNPFLDVFEELVTLDSRNCADKLVANTMLILEDTGKRQYQEFVKKVLDERTQSIHDPIKRNSLAVFRQPRRKTMSKDGKKIKVLQNNVALFGQLYVAMQSRESNLDEFFTHEVQSFPPSLSDFGKLHLTGTKSDLLQCLEQPEQSEPPSTYDFKVLDGAVIVHCLPTIRVSTFDAYANEVFIPYLQKQLQDAKRLDVVWDTYIPDSLKESTREKRGRGVRRKVSGPTKLPGNWMDFLRDPINKKELFDFLTSKIQEFSWPPTKAVYVTSGQAVSGQAFGSTSMMDCCNHEEADTRIVVHLQCALKEGAKTVLVRTVDTDVIVILAGLFYDLVVLQPLTDIWVAFGMGKRFRYYHINHICKSLGEPKSQGLLMFHAYSGCDTTSAFNGKGKKSAWRAWQAYDAATETFMYLAKHPFQELKVDSEHFQTLERLTVILYNRSSPLNSISQTRKELFCQDSRPMERLPPTQDALLQHVKRAVFQAGIWATSTDTQQVIPSPKDFGWTKDETGSWVPVWITIPEVSIACRELIKCSCKGDCSSCKCSNANIDCSPLCKCNCCK; this is encoded by the coding sequence ATGCTGGGAGGATTACACACAGAGATGGCTCTCTGGAATACACTTGGCGATCTCCTAGAGGGCTCTGGTTGGACGACAGCACTGATTGAAGCAGAAGTGGCATCAAGTGGCATGGCTGAGTCGTTTCTGAAAGCAGCACACCTAACACGAACCAGGCATGCACACCAGGTCACTGTCTTGACACTGCACAATCTACAACAGGAGGCTTTCAGGGTTAGTGCAGGCCCCAAAGATGAAGAGTCCTTCATGGCTTGGAGAAACAACATGCTGAAGAAGAGTCCGACGTTCATGTTCTGGGATCTGATCATGAGATATGAAACCCTCATTCTCATCTTCATAAGGGCACACAGAGAGCAGAATTTCCTACTGTATGTAGAAGTGCTTGAAGAACTGGCCCCTCTATTCTTTGCCTTGGACCATGTGAACTATTCAAGATGGTTGCCTGTCCATatcagggacatgaagtctttgcCCGACTCTATCAAGGACGAGTTTGAGAAGAATTCTCACTGGGTTCTTTCAAAGACATCTAACAGGTTTTCTGCAATCCCACTGGACCAAGCTCATGAACAAGAGAACAAGAATGTGAAAGGTTCAGGTGGTGCGGTTGGCCTCACAGAAAATCCAACTGCCTTCAGAAGATGGATGCTCACAGGCCCAGAAATGGCAAGATTGATAAAGGAATTTGAAGAGGAATATCTCCAAGATGACAAAGAGAGCTTCCAGCACCATGAGCAGGGTCTTGGCACACAGAAGACATTCCAGAGACAGGTCAACAGTCTGTCAGATACCATAAGGCGTATGGGAAACCCTTTCCTGGATGTCTTCGAGGAACTTGTGACTCTTGATAGTCGCAACTGCGCAGATAAATTAGTCGCAAATACCATGCTCATCCTGGAGGACACAGGGAAGAGACAATATCAGGAGTTTGTCAAGAAGGTGCTTGATGAACGCACACAATCTATCCATGATCCGATTAAAAGGAATTCCTTGGCAGTCTTCAGGCAACCTAGACGCAAGACAATGTCTAAAGATGGGAAAAAGATTAAAGTGCTTCAGAACAACGTGGCACTCTTTGGCCAGCTATATGTAGCTATGCAGAGCCGTGAGAGTAATTTGGATGAATTCTTTACACATGAGGTGCAGTCCTTCCCTCCATCTCTCTCAGACTTTGGAAAACTTCATCTGACAGGCACCAAATCAGACCTGCTACAATGTCTTGAGCAGCCAGAACAATCAGAGCCACCCTCAACCTATGACTTCAAAGTCCTAGATGGGGCAGTAATTGTCCACTGCCTGCCCACTATTAGAGTGAGCACGTTTGATGCTTATGCAAATGAGGTTTTCATCCCCTACCTGCAGAAGCAGCTGCAGGATGCAAAACGATTGGATGTTGTATGGGACACGTACATCCCTGACAGCTTGAAGGAGTCCACCCGAGAAAAAAGAGGACGTGGTGTTCGCAGGAAAGTGTCAGGCCCGACAAAGTTGCCAGGCAACTGGATGGACTTTCTTCGCGACCCAATCAACAAGAAGGAGTTGTTTGATTTCTTGACATCCAAGATCCAAGAGTTCAGCTGGCCACCAACCAAAGCTGTGTATGTCACATCGGGGCAAGCGGTGTCAGGACAAGCTTTTGGTTCCACTAGCATGATGGACTGTTGCAACCATGAGGAGGCAGACACAAGGATAGTGGTCCATCTACAATGCGCATTGAAGGAGGGAGCAAAGACAGTTCTTGTGCGAACTGTGGACACTGATGTCATCGTGATCCTTGCTGGTTTATTTTATGATTTGGTGGTGCTTCAACCATTGACTGACATCTGGGTGGCTTTTGGCATGGGAAAAAGGTTCAGATATTACCACATAAACCACATCTGCAAAAGCCTGGGGGAACCCAAATCACAAGGTCTGCTTATGTTCCACGCATATTCAGGTTGTGACACAACATCTGCATTTAACGGAAAAGGCAAGAAGTCAGCTTGGAGGGCCTGGCAAGCCTATGATGCTGCTACAGAAACATTTATGTATCTGGCAAAGCATCCATTCCAGGAACTAAAAGTTGACTCTGAGCATTTCCAGACACTTGAGAGGCTGACTGTGATCCTGTACAACAGATCCAGTCCTTTGAACTCCATCAGTCAAACAAGGAAGGAACTCTTCTGTCAAGACAGTCGGCCGATGGAGAGATTACCTCCCACGCAGGATGCCCTACTCCAGCATGTAAAACGGGCTGTGTTTCAGGCAGGAATCTGGGCAACCAGCACAGACACACAGCAAGTGATTCCTTCTCCAAAGGACTTTGGATGGACCAAGGACGAAACAGGGTCATGGGTTCCAGTTTGGATAACCATTCCCGAGGTCTCCATTGCCTGCAGAGAGCTGATAAAATGCTCATGTAAAGGTGACTGTTCCAGCTGTAAATGCAGCAATGCTAATATTGACTGTTCTCCACTTTGCAAATGCAACTGCTGCAAATAG
- the LOC133644184 gene encoding protein mono-ADP-ribosyltransferase TIPARP-like, which yields MDERGCLHKARLTNSFQVSIHLTQKTSSFTQQPPISMTSPKVVKHGSTHKTCALLSISDNVLQPAPPGQAPPDGQASPSPAAQITAESPAQPPLFHTKSLNDVEICDSFLLGKCPEGTSCPKHHTALPFHWQLWCLKTLTWVDVQSSAQVLLERKYCKVDRDTVCLHDGKRLHRVHFDTMKISCSSTYSSVRRLSNSESHPYFPAKWRIYWRDILHWKEYTQDQSDFLLRKISQKEPHCSLIIDAKKYKVDFTNMTQINVKTGYQRDVRCVAVYRSPESMHPYLKTEPAQPFLQPNFCVDPLEDFTSWYPPVWSLDSKQDMNLVNVPACSRAFKTVQKVFNEGLHESEVDIVSIHMVQNALHWDKYQRKKVSMQKKHGSCQEPLERHLFHGTKQKAVNDICQNNFDPCKHKSSNGTYFAASAKTSHLYTTLGEPDGVRHMFLAKVLVGKKILGPYSWQDRYDACVNKTYLPDEFIVSDSCQIYPYFLISFKDESDFIDFDFIDI from the exons atggatgaacgAGGATGCCTTCATAAAG CCAGACTAACCAACTCCTTCCAAGTCAGCATCCACTTGACCCAGAAGACCAGCAGCTTCACCCAGCAGCCCCCCATCAGCATGACCTCGCCCAAGGTTGTGAAACATGGCTCGACCCACAAGACCTGCGCGTTACTCAGCATCTCGGATAACGTGCTTCAGCCTGCCCCTCCTGGTCAGGCGCCCCCAGATGGCCAAGCGTCTCCATCGCCAGCCGCCCAGATAACCGCTGAGTCCCCCGCACAGCCGCCTTTGTTCCACACAAAGAGCTTGAACGACGTGGAGATCTGCGACAGTTTCCTGCTGGGGAAGTGCCCCGAGGGGACGTCGTGTCCAAAGCATCACACGGCCTTGCCATTCCACTGGCAGCTGTGGTGCCTCAAGACGCTGACCTGGGTGGATGTGCAATCTTCTGCCCAAGTTCTCCTGGAGCGTAAATACTGCAAAGTGGACCGGGACACTGTCTGCCTCCATGACGG GAAAAGGCTCCACAGAGTGCATTTTGACACCATGAAGATATCCTGCTCGTCCACGTACAGCAGCGTCAGACGCCTGAGCAACTCTGAGAGTCACCCGTACTTCCCCGCCAAGTGGCGCATCTACTGGAGGGACATCTTACATTGGAAGGAGTACACCCAG GACCAGTCTGACTTTCTCCTTAGGAAGATTAGCCAGAAGGAGCCACACTGTTCTTTAATCATTGATGCCAAGAAGTACAAGGTGGACTTTACCAACATGACCCAAATTAATGTCAAGACCGGCTACCAGAGGGATGTCCGCTGCGTAGCAGTTTACCGCTCGCCTGAGTCTATGCACCCTTACTTGAA GACAGAGCCTGCCCAGCCTTTCCTTCAGCCCAACTTTTGTGTGGACCCTCTGGAGGacttcacctcctggtaccctccaGTGTGGTCTTTAGACTCAAAGCAGGACATGAACCTGGTGAATGTTCCGGCCTGTTCAAGGGCCTTCAAGACTGTCCAGAAAGTCTTCAATGAGGGTCTGCATGAGAGCGAGGTGGACATTGTCAGCATCCATATGGTCCAGAATGCCCTGCACTGGGACAAGTATCAACG GAAAAAGGTGTCCATGCAGAAAAAGCACGGCAGCTGCCAGGAACCTTTGGAGCGCCATCTCTTCCACGGCACTAAACAAAAGGCCGTCAATGACATCTGCCAGAACAACTTCGACCCGTGCAAGCATAAATCCAGTAACGGCACCTACTTTGCTGCCTCAGCCAAAACGTCCCATTTGTACACGACTTTGGGGGAGCCTGATGGGGTCCGCCACATGTTCTTAGCAAAAGTCCTGGTGGGGAAGAAGATCTTGGGCCCGTATTCTTGGCAAGACCGCTACGACGCCTGCGTTAACAAAACATATCTGCCCGACGAGTTTATCGTCTCTGACAGCTGTCAGATCTACCCCTACTTCCTCATCAGTTTCAAAGACGAGTCCGACTTCATCGACTTCGACTTCATCGACATTTGA
- the LOC133644446 gene encoding protein mono-ADP-ribosyltransferase TIPARP-like isoform X2 produces the protein MDERGCLHKARLTNPFQVSIHLTQKTSSFTQQPPISMTSPKVVKHGSTHKTCALLSISDNVLQPAPPGLAPPDGQTSPSPAAQITSESPAQPPLFHTKSLNDVEICDSFLLGKCPEGTSCPKHHTALPFHWQLWCLKTLTWVDVQSSAQVLLERKYCKVDRDTVCLHDGKRLLKVHFDTMKISCSSTYSSVRRLSNSESHPYFPAKWRIYWRDLSYWKEYTQGQSDFLLRKISQKEPHCSLIIDAKKYKVDFTNMTQINVKTGYQRDVRCVAVYRSPESMHPYLKTEPAQPFLQPNFSVDPLEDFTSWYPPVWSLDSKQDMNLVNVPACSRAFKTVQKVFNEGLHESEVDIVSIHMVQNALHWDKYQRKKVSMQKKHGSCQEPLERHLFHGTNQKAANDICQNNFDPCKHISSNGTYFAASAKTSHLYTTLGEPDGVRHMFLAKVLVGKKILGPYSWQDRYDACVNKTYLPDEFIVSDSCQIYPYFFISFKDESDFIDFDFIDI, from the exons atggatgaacgAGGATGCCTTCATAAAG CCAGACTAACCAACCCCTTCCAAGTCAGCATCCACTTGACCCAGAAGACCAGCAGCTTCACCCAGCAGCCCCCCATCAGCATGACCTCGCCCAAGGTTGTGAAACATGGCTCGACCCACAAGACCTGCGCGTTACTCAGCATCTCGGATAACGTGCTTCAGCCTGCCCCTCCTGGTCTGGCGCCCCCAGATGGCCAAACGTCTCCATCGCCAGCCGCCCAGATCACCTCCGAGTCCCCCGCACAGCCGCCTTTGTTCCACACAAAGAGCTTGAACGACGTGGAGATCTGCGACAGTTTCCTGCTGGGGAAGTGCCCCGAGGGGACGTCGTGTCCAAAGCATCACACGGCCTTGCCATTCCACTGGCAGCTGTGGTGCCTCAAGACGCTGACCTGGGTGGATGTGCAATCTTCTGCCCAGGTTCTCCTGGAGCGTAAATACTGCAAAGTGGACCGGGACACTGTCTGCCTCCATGACGG GAAAAGGCTCCTAAAAGTGCATTTTGACACCATGAAGATATCCTGCTCATCCACGTACAGCAGCGTCAGACGCCTGAGCAACTCTGAGAGTCACCCGTACTTCCCCGCCAAGTGGCGCATCTACTGGAGGGACCTCTCATATTGGAAGGAGTACACCCAG GGCCAGTCCGACTTTCTCCTTAGGAAGATTAGCCAGAAGGAACCACACTGTTCTTTAATCATCGATGCCAAGAAGTACAAGGTGGACTTTACCAACATGACCCAAATTAATGTCAAGACCGGCTACCAGAGGGATGTCCGCTGCGTAGCAGTTTACCGCTCGCCTGAGTCCATGCACCCTTACTTGAA GACAGAGCCTGCCCAGCCTTTCCTTCAGCCCAACTTTAGTGTGGACCCTCTGGAGGacttcacctcctggtaccctccaGTGTGGTCTTTAGACTCAAAACAGGACATGAACCTGGTGAATGTTCCGGCCTGTTCAAGGGCCTTCAAGACTGTCCAGAAAGTCTTCAATGAGGGTCTGCATGAGAGCGAGGTGGACATTGTCAGCATCCATATGGTCCAGAATGCCCTGCACTGGGACAAGTATCAAAG GAAAAAGGTGTCCATGCAGAAAAAGCACGGCAGCTGCCAGGAACCTTTGGAGCGCCATCTCTTCCACGGCACTAATCAAAAGGCCGCCAATGACATCTGCCAGAACAACTTCGACCCGTGCAAGCATATATCCAGTAACGGCACCTACTTTGCTGCCTCAGCCAAAACGTCCCATTTGTACACGACTTTGGGGGAGCCTGATGGGGTCCGCCACATGTTCTTAGCAAAAGTCCTGGTGGGGAAGAAGATCTTGGGCCCGTATTCTTGGCAAGACCGCTACGACGCCTGCGTTAACAAAACATATCTGCCCGACGAGTTTATCGTCTCTGACAGCTGTCAGATCTACCCCTACTTCTTCATCAGTTTCAAAGACGAGTCCGACTTCATCGACTTCGACTTCATCGACATTTGA
- the LOC133644446 gene encoding protein mono-ADP-ribosyltransferase TIPARP-like isoform X1: MNEDAFIKSTLSLQSTLRSREARLTNPFQVSIHLTQKTSSFTQQPPISMTSPKVVKHGSTHKTCALLSISDNVLQPAPPGLAPPDGQTSPSPAAQITSESPAQPPLFHTKSLNDVEICDSFLLGKCPEGTSCPKHHTALPFHWQLWCLKTLTWVDVQSSAQVLLERKYCKVDRDTVCLHDGKRLLKVHFDTMKISCSSTYSSVRRLSNSESHPYFPAKWRIYWRDLSYWKEYTQGQSDFLLRKISQKEPHCSLIIDAKKYKVDFTNMTQINVKTGYQRDVRCVAVYRSPESMHPYLKTEPAQPFLQPNFSVDPLEDFTSWYPPVWSLDSKQDMNLVNVPACSRAFKTVQKVFNEGLHESEVDIVSIHMVQNALHWDKYQRKKVSMQKKHGSCQEPLERHLFHGTNQKAANDICQNNFDPCKHISSNGTYFAASAKTSHLYTTLGEPDGVRHMFLAKVLVGKKILGPYSWQDRYDACVNKTYLPDEFIVSDSCQIYPYFFISFKDESDFIDFDFIDI; encoded by the exons atgaacgAGGATGCCTTCATAAAG TCCACATTGTCCCTGCAGTCAACGCTCAGGAGCCGAGAAG CCAGACTAACCAACCCCTTCCAAGTCAGCATCCACTTGACCCAGAAGACCAGCAGCTTCACCCAGCAGCCCCCCATCAGCATGACCTCGCCCAAGGTTGTGAAACATGGCTCGACCCACAAGACCTGCGCGTTACTCAGCATCTCGGATAACGTGCTTCAGCCTGCCCCTCCTGGTCTGGCGCCCCCAGATGGCCAAACGTCTCCATCGCCAGCCGCCCAGATCACCTCCGAGTCCCCCGCACAGCCGCCTTTGTTCCACACAAAGAGCTTGAACGACGTGGAGATCTGCGACAGTTTCCTGCTGGGGAAGTGCCCCGAGGGGACGTCGTGTCCAAAGCATCACACGGCCTTGCCATTCCACTGGCAGCTGTGGTGCCTCAAGACGCTGACCTGGGTGGATGTGCAATCTTCTGCCCAGGTTCTCCTGGAGCGTAAATACTGCAAAGTGGACCGGGACACTGTCTGCCTCCATGACGG GAAAAGGCTCCTAAAAGTGCATTTTGACACCATGAAGATATCCTGCTCATCCACGTACAGCAGCGTCAGACGCCTGAGCAACTCTGAGAGTCACCCGTACTTCCCCGCCAAGTGGCGCATCTACTGGAGGGACCTCTCATATTGGAAGGAGTACACCCAG GGCCAGTCCGACTTTCTCCTTAGGAAGATTAGCCAGAAGGAACCACACTGTTCTTTAATCATCGATGCCAAGAAGTACAAGGTGGACTTTACCAACATGACCCAAATTAATGTCAAGACCGGCTACCAGAGGGATGTCCGCTGCGTAGCAGTTTACCGCTCGCCTGAGTCCATGCACCCTTACTTGAA GACAGAGCCTGCCCAGCCTTTCCTTCAGCCCAACTTTAGTGTGGACCCTCTGGAGGacttcacctcctggtaccctccaGTGTGGTCTTTAGACTCAAAACAGGACATGAACCTGGTGAATGTTCCGGCCTGTTCAAGGGCCTTCAAGACTGTCCAGAAAGTCTTCAATGAGGGTCTGCATGAGAGCGAGGTGGACATTGTCAGCATCCATATGGTCCAGAATGCCCTGCACTGGGACAAGTATCAAAG GAAAAAGGTGTCCATGCAGAAAAAGCACGGCAGCTGCCAGGAACCTTTGGAGCGCCATCTCTTCCACGGCACTAATCAAAAGGCCGCCAATGACATCTGCCAGAACAACTTCGACCCGTGCAAGCATATATCCAGTAACGGCACCTACTTTGCTGCCTCAGCCAAAACGTCCCATTTGTACACGACTTTGGGGGAGCCTGATGGGGTCCGCCACATGTTCTTAGCAAAAGTCCTGGTGGGGAAGAAGATCTTGGGCCCGTATTCTTGGCAAGACCGCTACGACGCCTGCGTTAACAAAACATATCTGCCCGACGAGTTTATCGTCTCTGACAGCTGTCAGATCTACCCCTACTTCTTCATCAGTTTCAAAGACGAGTCCGACTTCATCGACTTCGACTTCATCGACATTTGA